In the genome of Candidatus Saccharimonadales bacterium, one region contains:
- a CDS encoding UDP-N-acetylglucosamine--N-acetylmuramyl-(pentapeptide) pyrophosphoryl-undecaprenol N-acetylglucosamine transferase has translation MKKSQVIVLTGGGSGGHITPLLSLAHELKQLDSNCEIVYIGHKGDRFDSLQTSSADFDFMSFIDSGKFRRYHSESLLSHLLDWRTIVLNIRDFFKVIASIGSAIKILRKVHPDVVFSKGGFVVVPVGIAAKLLRIPIVTHDSDSVPGLANRIVGRWAVVNATGMPARYYHYPKNKIKYVGVPVSSPDIKSVGATSLAKFKTAIKLPAASQVLLVAGGGNGSKKLNDLTTLVAPHLMKSNLALHIIHFSGSAHEQAVKKAYEDLLDPTELKRVKVFGFSSDFYKYQAAADLIFSRAGATSLAEYALFNKACIIIPSPFLTGGHQLKNAEELSAHDAAVVLPEETEPDELLAVINELLSDDHRRFQLAKNLAKLAKPNAAKDLAVVIANVAKKGKV, from the coding sequence ATGAAAAAATCGCAGGTAATAGTATTGACGGGCGGCGGATCGGGCGGGCATATAACTCCGCTATTGTCACTCGCCCACGAACTTAAACAGCTCGACTCTAATTGCGAGATTGTCTACATTGGCCATAAGGGCGATAGATTCGACAGCTTGCAAACTAGCTCAGCCGATTTTGATTTTATGAGCTTTATTGATAGTGGCAAGTTTCGTCGCTACCACAGCGAGAGCTTGTTGTCTCATTTGCTCGATTGGCGAACAATAGTCCTGAATATACGTGATTTTTTCAAGGTTATTGCGAGCATCGGCTCGGCCATAAAAATTCTGCGTAAAGTCCACCCGGATGTTGTTTTTAGCAAAGGCGGATTCGTAGTGGTGCCGGTAGGAATTGCTGCTAAGCTTCTAAGAATCCCAATTGTGACCCATGATTCTGATAGCGTCCCGGGGCTAGCTAACCGAATTGTTGGCAGGTGGGCGGTGGTTAATGCCACCGGTATGCCGGCAAGATACTATCACTACCCCAAAAATAAAATTAAATACGTGGGCGTACCTGTATCTTCGCCCGACATTAAATCGGTAGGTGCAACTAGCTTAGCTAAATTTAAAACGGCCATAAAATTGCCGGCTGCCAGCCAAGTTCTGTTGGTGGCGGGCGGAGGCAACGGCTCAAAGAAACTTAATGATCTTACTACCCTAGTTGCGCCGCACTTAATGAAGAGTAATTTGGCGCTGCATATTATCCACTTCAGCGGGTCTGCCCATGAACAAGCTGTTAAAAAGGCTTACGAAGATCTGCTAGACCCGACAGAACTCAAAAGGGTAAAAGTATTTGGCTTTTCTTCAGACTTTTACAAATATCAAGCGGCAGCCGATCTTATATTCAGTAGAGCGGGGGCAACATCATTGGCTGAATACGCGCTCTTCAATAAAGCCTGCATAATCATACCGAGCCCATTCTTGACTGGCGGGCACCAACTAAAAAACGCCGAGGAGCTATCGGCACACGATGCGGCCGTTGTTCTGCCAGAAGAAACCGAACCAGACGAGCTCCTGGCGGTCATAAATGAACTTTTAAGTGACGACCACCGTCGCTTTCAACTCGCCAAGAATTTAGCAAAACTGGCCAAGCCAAACGCCGCTAAAGATTTAGCTGTCGTTATTGCAAATGTTGCCAAAAAAGGCAAAGTGTAG
- a CDS encoding DUF6496 domain-containing protein: MAKYGKKAQDEVEQAMHEHKHQGRYKNKKQAVAVGLSKARREGGKVPPSKDD; encoded by the coding sequence ATGGCGAAGTATGGCAAAAAGGCTCAAGACGAAGTAGAACAAGCGATGCACGAGCATAAGCATCAGGGCAGGTATAAAAACAAAAAACAAGCGGTAGCGGTCGGCTTGTCTAAAGCCCGACGCGAAGGCGGCAAAGTTCCACCGTCTAAGGATGATTAA
- a CDS encoding ATP-binding cassette domain-containing protein: MIKANGLTKSYRSRNFRDKKLAVDNLSFNVEPGKVTGFLGPNGAGKSTTMRLMLGLDYGNGSVTYDGKKLNEYEQPSKVVGILLEAKAFHPTRTPVNHLKVLAAAGNIPYSRVDEVLDIVGLSDVGKKSPGKFSLGMSQRLGIAAALLGKPKYLILDEPANGLDPEGVAWLRQFIKDYAKDGNAVFVSSHLLSEMSQMADNVVVIGKGKLIASGSVEKIIAGSSHTGIFVRSTNSSKLEELLRNKKFDYEKTAGGFSVSGVKTDEVGKLAFGAGLTVLELSKREASLEEAFLELTEGSEEYTSHKGVK, translated from the coding sequence GTGATTAAAGCTAATGGTTTAACCAAATCATACCGCAGCCGAAATTTTCGTGATAAAAAATTAGCGGTCGACAACCTGTCTTTTAACGTTGAACCGGGTAAAGTTACTGGCTTTTTAGGACCTAACGGCGCTGGTAAATCAACAACCATGCGTCTGATGCTCGGTCTAGATTATGGCAACGGCAGCGTCACTTATGACGGAAAAAAGCTTAACGAATACGAGCAGCCTTCTAAAGTAGTTGGCATTCTCTTGGAGGCTAAGGCCTTTCATCCTACGCGTACGCCCGTAAACCACCTCAAGGTTTTAGCTGCCGCCGGCAACATTCCTTACAGCCGTGTTGACGAAGTCTTAGATATCGTCGGTCTTTCCGATGTTGGCAAAAAATCTCCTGGCAAATTTAGCCTTGGCATGAGCCAGCGCTTGGGTATTGCCGCGGCCTTGCTGGGCAAGCCTAAGTACCTGATTTTGGACGAGCCAGCCAACGGTCTCGACCCCGAAGGCGTAGCTTGGCTGCGTCAGTTCATAAAAGATTATGCCAAAGACGGCAACGCCGTTTTTGTGTCGTCTCATTTGCTTAGCGAAATGTCACAAATGGCCGATAACGTAGTTGTAATTGGCAAGGGCAAACTAATAGCCAGCGGATCTGTAGAGAAAATAATCGCCGGTAGTTCGCATACTGGTATTTTTGTTAGATCTACTAACTCCTCCAAGCTAGAGGAATTGCTGCGTAATAAGAAGTTTGACTATGAAAAAACTGCCGGCGGCTTTAGTGTCTCCGGAGTTAAAACTGACGAAGTCGGTAAACTGGCATTTGGTGCGGGCTTAACTGTTCTAGAGTTATCAAAGCGCGAAGCCTCACTTGAAGAAGCCTTCTTAGAATTAACAGAAGGTTCTGAAGAATATACCTCGCACAAGGGGGTTAAATAA
- a CDS encoding ABC transporter permease, whose protein sequence is MKTALRSEFKKLLSVRSTYILTGISIALVILFAFYIQGFRLTAADYNKPDMLSTAVSGAVTSVAIFGALIAILLMTHEYRYNTIMYTLTNSSSRSKVLLAKVLAISTYALVVTAFLAVLSPVMTYLGVHAAGHTPAHQVLHYGDLAWRSLFYGWGYSMAALLIATLARNQVGAIASLFIVPGAIEQLLGLLLKSNAVYLPFTSLSQVFSEQTIKGGSLSPGKGALVFSLYLVVGWLIGWSLFLRRDAN, encoded by the coding sequence ATGAAAACAGCCCTACGCTCAGAATTCAAAAAACTCCTCAGTGTCCGTTCGACTTATATTCTAACGGGTATCTCAATAGCTCTAGTAATTTTGTTTGCTTTCTATATTCAAGGCTTTCGATTGACGGCAGCTGACTACAATAAGCCAGACATGCTTTCTACTGCGGTGTCAGGAGCCGTGACAAGTGTAGCAATTTTTGGCGCCCTTATTGCCATCTTGTTGATGACTCACGAGTATCGTTACAACACTATTATGTATACTTTGACCAACAGCAGTAGCCGCAGCAAGGTTCTGCTGGCTAAAGTACTAGCTATCAGCACGTATGCGTTGGTTGTGACGGCTTTCTTAGCTGTCTTGTCGCCAGTAATGACTTATCTAGGAGTGCATGCTGCCGGCCATACTCCGGCTCATCAGGTGCTACATTACGGTGATTTAGCCTGGCGTAGCCTGTTTTATGGCTGGGGCTATAGCATGGCCGCTTTGTTGATTGCTACCTTGGCGCGTAATCAAGTAGGGGCTATCGCTTCGTTGTTTATTGTTCCGGGTGCCATAGAACAATTACTTGGACTATTGCTAAAAAGCAACGCCGTCTATTTGCCGTTCACTTCTTTGAGTCAGGTATTCAGCGAACAGACTATCAAAGGTGGCTCGCTTTCACCAGGGAAGGGGGCGCTAGTGTTTAGTCTCTACTTGGTAGTGGGATGGCTGATTGGCTGGAGTTTGTTCTTGCGTCGAGACGCCAACTAG
- a CDS encoding putative peptidoglycan glycosyltransferase FtsW, translated as MDGRPRRSAIRSQAGEGSRRHKPDYWILILSALLMVIGLVVVYSISPALAVSQHISQNYFITKQLIAVGLGAATFALAAHIPVEIWRRSAKPLAIAAIIGCLIVMVTPINAAYPAHRWIRLGSFSFQVAELIKVALLVWMASFLTTQWRAGKLGDFNATFKPLLFLLLGLGLVVAKFQSDLGSTGVMLAMMAAMAFSVGVPLKRIAMIGGLIVILLVLAISSSAYRRERLATYLHPETNCQSTGYQECQALISVGSGGLFGLGLGYSVQAYGYLPEASNDSIFAIIAEKFGFIGTVVLLVIYGAFITRFKYIAERTTDQFSRLITIGVMAWLSVQMIINVGAMTGLLPLKGITLPLVSQGGTSLIFLTGALGLIFQISRYTSYRVTEPQGSNEKIAGNSIDGRRIGRAYNSAIVTRPRT; from the coding sequence GTGGACGGTCGGCCCCGACGAAGCGCCATCAGGTCGCAAGCGGGCGAAGGCTCCAGGCGACACAAGCCCGACTATTGGATTTTGATTTTAAGCGCCTTATTAATGGTGATCGGATTGGTGGTCGTTTATTCAATCAGTCCGGCGTTGGCTGTTAGCCAGCACATTAGTCAGAACTACTTCATAACCAAACAATTAATAGCCGTAGGCTTGGGCGCGGCTACCTTTGCCTTGGCGGCGCACATACCTGTTGAGATTTGGCGTAGGTCGGCTAAGCCGTTAGCCATTGCGGCAATTATCGGCTGCCTGATCGTAATGGTTACCCCCATAAATGCTGCCTATCCGGCACATCGATGGATTAGACTAGGTAGCTTTTCGTTCCAGGTTGCCGAGCTCATAAAGGTAGCGCTTTTAGTATGGATGGCTAGTTTTTTGACTACTCAATGGCGGGCAGGAAAACTGGGTGATTTCAATGCAACGTTTAAGCCGTTACTATTCTTGCTACTGGGTCTGGGTCTTGTAGTAGCCAAATTCCAGAGCGATCTTGGGTCGACTGGGGTCATGCTGGCTATGATGGCGGCTATGGCCTTTAGCGTTGGGGTGCCGCTGAAACGAATCGCGATGATTGGCGGCTTGATAGTTATTCTTCTTGTATTAGCCATTTCTTCAAGCGCCTATCGTCGGGAAAGGCTCGCTACCTATTTGCACCCCGAAACGAATTGCCAGAGCACTGGCTATCAAGAGTGCCAGGCTCTAATTTCGGTGGGCTCGGGTGGTTTATTTGGGCTCGGGTTGGGTTATAGCGTGCAAGCTTACGGTTATTTGCCAGAAGCCTCGAACGACTCAATTTTCGCTATCATCGCTGAGAAGTTTGGCTTCATTGGCACTGTAGTTTTGCTGGTAATTTATGGAGCTTTCATAACTCGTTTTAAATACATTGCCGAGCGCACCACAGACCAGTTCAGTCGACTTATTACCATTGGCGTTATGGCCTGGTTATCGGTACAGATGATAATCAATGTCGGAGCTATGACGGGCCTACTGCCACTAAAAGGCATAACGTTGCCGCTTGTTAGCCAGGGTGGTACCAGTCTAATATTTCTAACAGGGGCTCTGGGACTGATTTTTCAGATTTCACGGTATACTAGTTACAGAGTAACCGAACCGCAAGGTAGTAATGAAAAAATCGCAGGTAATAGTATTGACGGGCGGCGGATCGGGCGGGCATATAACTCCGCTATTGTCACTCGCCCACGAACTTAA
- the mraY gene encoding phospho-N-acetylmuramoyl-pentapeptide-transferase — protein MTNFNFVVNSHNIEQIFIYGFLGFLVSMILTPLYTTAAFRGQWWKKARTTTMTGEKATVYQKLHAAKHQRNIPTMAGVIFVVATIVVTVVDNLSRDGTWLPLAAMAGAGLIGLVDDVINIHSIGGGIAGMRAKVKSLFLLLIALVAGWWFYSKLGVTSIDIPFWHALHIGIWVIPLFMLVLYSTANAVNITDGLDGLAGGLSAIAFGAYAIIALLEGKYAVSGFCMTIVGGLLSYTWFNIYPARFFMGDVGSFALGTALGVVAMLTNTVLLLPIIGIVFVIETGSVVINITSKKFRNGKKVFLSSPIHHHFEAIGWPETKITMRFWVLGQIAAFAGIIVYILGSR, from the coding sequence ATGACCAATTTCAACTTCGTCGTTAACTCGCATAATATTGAGCAGATTTTCATATACGGCTTTCTGGGCTTTCTTGTTAGCATGATTCTTACTCCGCTTTATACGACAGCGGCCTTTCGCGGGCAATGGTGGAAAAAAGCTAGAACCACAACCATGACAGGAGAGAAGGCTACTGTTTACCAAAAATTACATGCCGCCAAACATCAGCGCAACATTCCAACTATGGCTGGTGTTATTTTTGTCGTTGCTACTATAGTCGTAACAGTGGTAGATAACTTGAGCCGTGATGGCACATGGCTGCCTTTAGCCGCAATGGCAGGAGCGGGGCTTATTGGTCTAGTCGACGACGTCATCAATATTCACAGTATCGGCGGCGGTATTGCCGGAATGCGAGCCAAAGTTAAGTCTCTATTTTTACTTTTGATAGCCTTGGTAGCCGGTTGGTGGTTTTATTCCAAGCTGGGTGTGACCAGCATTGATATACCTTTCTGGCACGCTTTGCATATTGGTATTTGGGTTATTCCTCTGTTTATGCTGGTACTTTATTCGACTGCCAATGCCGTAAATATTACCGACGGTCTGGATGGGCTAGCCGGCGGGTTGAGTGCGATTGCTTTTGGCGCCTACGCCATAATTGCCTTGCTAGAAGGCAAGTACGCAGTCTCTGGTTTTTGTATGACGATTGTCGGCGGCCTACTTAGCTACACGTGGTTCAATATTTATCCGGCTAGATTCTTTATGGGTGATGTTGGTTCGTTCGCGTTAGGCACTGCGCTTGGTGTGGTGGCCATGCTAACCAACACGGTTTTACTCCTGCCGATTATTGGAATCGTGTTTGTAATCGAAACCGGTTCGGTAGTTATTAATATAACCAGCAAAAAATTTAGGAACGGCAAAAAAGTTTTTCTGTCTAGTCCTATACATCATCACTTTGAAGCAATCGGTTGGCCAGAAACTAAAATTACCATGCGCTTCTGGGTACTCGGCCAGATAGCGGCGTTCGCTGGCATTATAGTTTATATTCTTGGGAGCAGGTAA
- a CDS encoding cupredoxin family copper-binding protein: protein MRNRVLVLLLTVIVIAVAAWAIFGSGGNKDNNGSNTNSSTSSQTNNSNNNSSSTPVATNKVSIANMAFSPADITVKKGTTVTWTNNDSIEHTVTENDGKNGPSAPPLASGKSYSFTFNETGTFNYHCSIHPEMTGSVTVTD, encoded by the coding sequence ATGCGTAATCGAGTTTTAGTTCTACTGCTTACAGTAATAGTTATCGCGGTGGCGGCATGGGCGATCTTTGGTTCTGGAGGCAACAAAGACAATAATGGTTCGAATACAAATTCCTCCACGTCCTCTCAAACAAATAACTCAAATAACAATTCCAGCAGCACGCCAGTTGCGACCAACAAAGTTAGTATTGCGAACATGGCCTTCAGTCCGGCTGATATTACCGTCAAAAAAGGCACTACGGTGACATGGACCAATAACGACTCCATTGAGCACACCGTAACCGAAAATGATGGCAAGAACGGGCCGAGCGCTCCACCGCTAGCTAGTGGTAAAAGCTACTCTTTTACCTTTAACGAAACGGGCACCTTTAACTATCACTGCTCGATTCACCCCGAAATGACCGGATCTGTTACCGTCACCGATTAG
- a CDS encoding type IV secretion system DNA-binding domain-containing protein encodes MILGGRNKIAQSHQHCLLMLEVPRTNDKKELAAEQMLAALHGILRSKKELRLSGTLQEHISLEVAAIGQRIRFYIWTPKHLQAFVEGQIYAQYPTVQIFEQQEDYAERRLHQTVIHTSELSLVDAETIPIKTFPSFEVDPLAAITATLAKLDREDEEMWIQIMARPIHDDWHRKGAKDVARIKRGSGILGGAGGSMLGYAGEALAALVRPPTGSGESKAPEISERDKGRITAIEEKSKKLGYEVKIRLLYAGHDQHTAKLRMQALVGAFKQFNSTNLNGFAAKNPSFSRDKQLEYQTRFFITKGFILNIEELASLFHLPHTSVETPNIVWATTKTAEPPSNVPIAQPGMEDEISLFGVTNFRGDNTIFGILRADRGRHVYILGQTGTGKSGGLELLTLSDIYYDQGFAVIDPHGDYAQHILRFIPERRLDDVIYFNPADTEFPIGFNPLEISDPSLKGHISSELVGVLKRLFADSWGPRLEYILRYTLLALLDYPNSTMLDITRMLTDKKFRKDVISYIDDPVVKNFWVTEFASWNDKFAAEAVAPVLNKVGAFTANPMIRNIIGQPKSTFNIRKIMDEGKILVVNLSRGLMGEDNAGILGAMMVTKIQLAAMGRADMHEHERRPFYLYVDEFQNFATDSFAVILSEARKYGLNLTVANQYISQMSEAVRDAVFGNVGTIVSFRISPDDAPFLQKYFEPQFEAADLIQQHSRFFVTTMMINGEKAPAFSAKTLNLPQPPEDVTKQIIELSRQRYSGRRQEVEEAVRERAGLNTAPLLPEVPAAGDNLRPKARARVIEASKASPTHLIGKAVTNLLATGDGGSKQNQAEQAGSTTTAEVAKTSKRRRGRRGKGSKAKTAATAPKEATPAEVTEETVKLR; translated from the coding sequence ATGATATTAGGTGGAAGAAACAAAATAGCTCAGTCCCACCAGCATTGCTTATTGATGCTGGAGGTGCCGCGAACTAACGACAAAAAGGAGTTGGCCGCCGAGCAAATGCTAGCGGCGCTGCACGGAATTTTGCGCTCCAAAAAGGAGCTTAGGCTGTCTGGCACGCTTCAGGAACACATTAGTCTGGAAGTTGCCGCCATTGGCCAGCGAATTCGTTTTTATATTTGGACTCCTAAGCACTTGCAAGCCTTCGTAGAGGGTCAGATTTATGCCCAGTATCCAACTGTGCAGATCTTTGAGCAGCAAGAAGATTATGCCGAACGCCGGCTTCACCAAACGGTCATCCACACTAGCGAGCTAAGCTTAGTTGATGCCGAAACTATACCTATCAAGACCTTCCCAAGCTTTGAAGTTGACCCGTTAGCCGCTATCACCGCCACTTTGGCCAAGCTTGATCGTGAAGATGAAGAAATGTGGATTCAAATCATGGCCCGGCCCATCCACGATGATTGGCACCGCAAAGGAGCAAAAGACGTTGCCCGCATCAAGCGCGGCAGCGGTATCTTAGGCGGAGCAGGGGGCTCTATGCTCGGCTATGCCGGTGAAGCGCTAGCCGCTTTAGTTCGCCCACCAACTGGTAGCGGAGAGAGTAAGGCGCCTGAAATTTCTGAACGCGACAAAGGTCGCATCACCGCCATAGAAGAGAAGAGTAAAAAGCTAGGCTACGAAGTTAAAATTCGCTTGCTCTATGCGGGCCACGACCAACACACCGCCAAACTCCGCATGCAGGCTCTGGTGGGTGCTTTTAAGCAGTTTAATAGCACTAATCTCAACGGTTTTGCCGCTAAAAACCCCAGTTTCAGCCGTGATAAGCAACTCGAATACCAAACCAGGTTTTTTATTACCAAGGGCTTTATATTAAACATAGAAGAGCTGGCCAGCCTATTCCACCTGCCGCACACCTCGGTAGAAACTCCTAACATAGTTTGGGCAACCACTAAAACGGCTGAACCACCCAGTAATGTACCCATTGCCCAGCCGGGCATGGAAGACGAGATCAGTCTATTTGGCGTGACCAACTTCCGCGGTGATAATACTATTTTTGGCATCTTAAGGGCCGATCGCGGGCGGCACGTTTACATTCTGGGCCAGACAGGTACCGGTAAGTCCGGCGGCTTGGAGCTTTTAACTTTGTCTGACATTTATTACGATCAAGGATTCGCTGTTATTGACCCGCACGGTGACTACGCCCAACATATTTTGCGCTTTATACCAGAACGCCGGCTCGACGACGTAATTTACTTTAATCCGGCCGACACCGAGTTCCCGATTGGCTTCAATCCATTAGAAATCAGCGATCCATCGCTCAAAGGCCATATAAGCTCAGAATTGGTTGGCGTCCTAAAAAGACTGTTTGCCGATAGCTGGGGGCCGCGCCTGGAATATATCTTGCGTTATACTTTGCTAGCTCTGCTTGATTATCCGAACTCAACCATGCTCGACATTACAAGAATGCTGACCGACAAGAAATTCAGAAAAGACGTGATTAGTTACATCGATGACCCAGTAGTTAAGAACTTCTGGGTAACCGAATTCGCCAGTTGGAATGATAAGTTCGCCGCCGAAGCCGTAGCCCCGGTCCTCAACAAGGTCGGCGCCTTTACGGCGAACCCAATGATCAGGAATATTATTGGCCAGCCAAAGAGCACCTTTAACATCCGAAAGATCATGGACGAGGGCAAGATTTTGGTAGTTAATCTTAGTCGCGGTTTGATGGGCGAAGATAACGCCGGTATTTTGGGTGCCATGATGGTCACCAAAATTCAGTTAGCCGCCATGGGTAGAGCTGACATGCACGAGCACGAACGCCGGCCATTTTACCTATATGTTGACGAGTTTCAGAACTTTGCCACCGATTCATTTGCGGTTATCCTGTCCGAAGCCCGAAAGTACGGCCTAAACCTAACTGTAGCCAACCAGTACATTTCTCAGATGAGCGAGGCTGTACGCGATGCTGTATTTGGCAATGTGGGCACGATTGTGTCTTTTAGAATCAGTCCAGATGATGCACCGTTCTTGCAGAAGTATTTTGAGCCGCAGTTTGAAGCTGCTGATCTCATACAACAGCATTCCCGGTTCTTCGTGACGACTATGATGATAAACGGCGAAAAGGCGCCCGCGTTTTCGGCTAAGACCCTAAACTTGCCCCAGCCGCCAGAAGACGTAACTAAGCAAATTATCGAGCTGTCCAGGCAAAGATATTCTGGACGCCGCCAAGAAGTCGAGGAGGCTGTACGTGAGCGCGCCGGGCTTAATACAGCTCCGCTGTTGCCAGAAGTTCCCGCAGCCGGCGATAATCTAAGACCTAAAGCCCGGGCTCGCGTGATCGAGGCGTCTAAAGCCAGCCCCACACATCTGATAGGCAAAGCTGTTACTAATCTATTGGCAACTGGTGATGGTGGCTCAAAGCAAAACCAAGCCGAACAAGCGGGATCTACTACTACCGCTGAGGTCGCAAAAACATCTAAAAGGCGCAGAGGGCGCCGCGGCAAAGGCTCTAAAGCAAAAACCGCTGCGACCGCGCCCAAAGAGGCAACTCCCGCAGAAGTTACCGAAGAGACAGTTAAGCTCCGCTAG
- a CDS encoding sigma factor-like helix-turn-helix DNA-binding protein, with protein MEENSTQFNLESTVQDILGTIEREREREIIARRFGLFDRRETLEQIGELLGITRERVRQLEKAVITKLKASAQNDLPHIKEVETLLSDHLGQMGKVARISDITAKLTPEANKIDQARVAFLASLAPGIAVIEDNDHFFHSIGLAAEHTEKAIRDQVNKIIEAINGIGEPTEIEKVADKVGSSDPRHVEALASVSKNIASLHGRWGLTKWPMVNPKNIRDKIYVILHDNKKPMHFSEIAKAIQSSDLKRKDVTTQAIHNELIKDGRFVLIGRGIYALKEWGYKKGTVSDVIAEILRKEGGPLHRDEIVKRVLKSRHVKETTILLNLQGKPQFKRVAKATYTLAD; from the coding sequence ATGGAAGAAAATTCAACGCAATTTAATCTGGAATCAACGGTCCAAGACATCCTTGGCACTATTGAGCGTGAGCGGGAAAGAGAGATCATTGCCCGCCGCTTTGGCTTGTTTGACCGCCGTGAAACTCTGGAACAGATTGGCGAGCTCCTAGGTATTACTCGCGAGCGCGTCCGCCAACTGGAGAAGGCGGTGATTACCAAGTTGAAGGCTTCAGCGCAAAACGATCTACCACACATCAAAGAAGTTGAAACCCTTCTTAGCGACCACTTGGGCCAAATGGGTAAAGTTGCCCGAATTAGCGACATCACTGCTAAGCTGACACCAGAAGCCAACAAAATAGATCAGGCCCGCGTGGCCTTCTTAGCTAGCCTAGCCCCAGGCATTGCGGTCATAGAGGACAACGACCACTTCTTCCACTCTATTGGGCTGGCCGCGGAGCACACCGAAAAGGCTATCCGTGATCAGGTTAACAAAATCATCGAAGCCATCAATGGCATTGGCGAACCGACCGAAATTGAAAAGGTTGCCGACAAAGTAGGGAGCAGCGATCCGAGACACGTTGAGGCTCTAGCCAGTGTATCCAAGAACATCGCCAGCCTACACGGCCGCTGGGGCCTAACTAAATGGCCAATGGTAAATCCAAAGAATATCCGCGATAAGATTTACGTTATCTTGCACGATAACAAGAAGCCTATGCACTTTAGCGAGATTGCCAAGGCTATTCAATCTAGCGACTTAAAGCGCAAAGATGTGACGACCCAAGCTATTCACAACGAACTAATTAAAGATGGTCGTTTCGTCTTGATCGGCCGCGGAATTTACGCCCTCAAGGAATGGGGCTACAAAAAGGGCACCGTATCCGACGTAATTGCCGAAATCTTGAGAAAAGAAGGCGGCCCATTACACCGCGACGAAATTGTTAAGCGCGTACTAAAAAGTCGTCACGTTAAAGAAACAACTATTCTTTTGAACTTGCAGGGCAAACCCCAGTTTAAGCGGGTAGCTAAAGCCACCTACACGCTGGCCGACTAG